The Lactuca sativa cultivar Salinas chromosome 2, Lsat_Salinas_v11, whole genome shotgun sequence genome includes a window with the following:
- the LOC111916255 gene encoding protein AIR2-like: protein MAGVLAMVQIMLDQQMEETRRLLQQSKDELTVPVRQTPTLEATIWVAKSVDEVINGSITNKVDVGKKRKFEGSSRSDKNNMFSKFGGVGEAKWCDKYGRKHNGRCPKEVTCFKCGKTGHYVHECPIEEGVCFKCSKEGHFKQECPMRAT, encoded by the coding sequence ATGGCCGGAGTACTAGCAATGGTGCAGATAATGTTGGAtcaacagatggaagaaacaaggcgtttacttcaacaaagtaaggacgaACTTACTGTGCCAGTACGCCAGACACCCACTCTTGAGGCGACCATCTGGGTTGCTAAGTCTGTTGATGAAGTGATCAACGGCAGTATCACCAACAAGGTTGATGTtggaaagaagaggaaatttgaggggtcttcaaggtcTGACAAGAACAACATGTTCTCAAAGTTTGGAGGAGTaggtgaagcaaaatggtgtgacaagtaTGGAAGAAAACACAACGGTAGATGCCCTAAGGAAGTAACCTGcttcaaatgcgggaagactggtcactATGTCCACGAATGCCCAATTGAGGAAGGAGTTTGCTTTAAGTGTAGTaaagagggacacttcaagcaagaatgTCCAATGAGAGCTACATAG